A window of the Alnus glutinosa chromosome 4, dhAlnGlut1.1, whole genome shotgun sequence genome harbors these coding sequences:
- the LOC133865705 gene encoding ubiquitin-like domain-containing protein CIP73 isoform X4 — protein MPSSEGLSNHPGTDPALSTSRGQSNQVAPGLVIEAFSAVQGDSVPPEINRIVSAVMGSFGITNVVSGGDGTDVREHGAQNPTQLQSEQTGVRGPLDRFHNTYGLPSAVSLGPLQPPVIQDSLTTLSQYLSLMRREFDAIVAGRGGGNSAQAAATLPTATVQEGFPTPASLAEVMLSTRQMLIEHAGECILQLARQLEDQVNVTDPSMRLSTQSSVRRAGFLIHNLGALLLELGRTTMTLRLGQSPSEAVVNAGPAVFISPSGPNPIMVQPFPFQPGTSLGAIPMGGVQPGPSLVNGLGTGFVPRRIDIQIRRGSSATTPNVNREEHSDTQQPFGHRNSTTNSGGENPIITSASRVSEGPSFGGESGVQVVPTRTMIAAVPGPFSRLPSDSAGNLIGLYYPVLGRFQHVASGLVSGEQGSQASGERHSAGLQTEQQTDSAVQQHNLDGPARDGSFPTPYLRQQEPSNARSGNINIVSADRTQNSQESDGHLPSSVMQFLRTLFPDGEIHVEEASSEGTGRGAVSDHVGASGGFVNAPEAEPRASDEGIFLSNLLHQIIPLISPQAGAEPDARHTEAANASENTMPRDSSTQAEDSDVGTSRRPNDSETSPPNSKRLKTE, from the exons ATGCCATCATCTGAGGGTTTATCCAATCATCCAG GAACTGATCCTGCTTTAAGTACAAGCCGTGGTCAAAGTAATCAGGTAGCCCCTGGTCTTGTTATTGAAGCTTTCAGTGCTGTTCAGGGGGATAGTGTTCCTCCAGAAATCAATCGG ATCGTCTCTGCCGTTATGGGTTCTTTTGGAATTACAAACGTTGTAAGTGGTGGTGACGGGACTGATGTCAGG GAACACGGTGCACAAAATCCTACCCAGCTTCAATCTGAACAAACTGGCGTGAGGGGTCCGCTTGATAGATTTCACAATACTTACGGACTTCCATCAGCAGTTTCTTTGGGACCTCTGCAGCCTCCT GTAATTCAAGATTCTTTGACTACTCTATCCCAATATTTAAGTCTAATGAGGCGTGAATTTGATGCCATTG TGGCAGGGAGAGGTGGGGGAAACAGTGCTCAGGCGGCTGCCACACTGCCTACAGCGACAGTACAAGAAGGGTTTCCAACGCCTGCATCCTTGGCAGAAGTCATGCTATCGACCAGGCAAATGCTCATTGAACATGCAGGAGAATGCATACTT CAACTAGCTAGACAACTGGAGGATCAAGTGAATGTGACTGATCCCTCAATGCGGTTAAGCACTCAGTCTAGTGTCCGTAGAGCTGGGTTTCTTATTCATAATCTAGGTGCACTTCTACTTGAACTTGGTCGTACAACTATGACATTGCGGCTGGGTCAATCACCG TCAGAAGCCGTGGTTAATGCTGGACCTGCAGTTTTCATATCCCCATCTGGTCCTAATCCAATCATGGTTCAG CCTTTTCCTTTTCAACCGGGAACAAGCTTAGGTGCCATCCCCATGGGAGGTGTGCAACCTGGCCCCAGCTTGGTTAATGGACTTGGTACTGGATTTGTTCCGAGGCGTATTGATATACAAATAAGAAGAG GTTCTTCAGCAACTACACCAAATGTTAATCGTGAGGAACATAGTGATACTCAGCAGCCCTTTGGGCACAGAAACTCAACAACAAATTCTGGTGGTGAAAATCCTATTATTACATCAGCTTCAAGGGTCTCAGAGGGTCCATCTTTTGGTGGAGAGTCAGGAGTACAGGTGGTACCGACTAGGACCATGATTGCAGCAGTACCTGGTCCCTTCAGTCGCCTACCTTCAGATTCAGCTGGTAATTTGATAGGTTTATACTATCCAGTTCTTGGAAGATTTCAACATGTGGCTTCTGGACTTGTGAGTGGTGAACAGGGATCTCAAGCATCTGGTGAGCGCCATTCTGCTGGCCTCCAAACTGAGCAGCAGACTGATTCTGCAGTACAACAGCATAACCTAGATGGTCCTGCTAGAGATG GATCGTTTCCAACTCCCTATTTAAGACAACAGGAGCCATCCAATGCACGCAGTGGAAATATCAACATTGTCTCAGCTGATCGGACCCAAAACAGCCAGGAGTCTGATGGACATCTACCAAGTAGTGTTATGCAGTTCTTAAGGACCCTCTTTCCTGATGGTGAAATTCATGTTGAAGAAGCCAGTTCAGAGGGAACAGGTAGAGGTGCGGTCTCTGATCATGTAGGGGCATCTGGTGGTTTTGTGAATGCACCAGAAGCTGAACCGAGAGCAAGCGATGAAGGAATATTTTTGTCTAATTTGCTACATCAGATCATACCCTTAATATCGCCACAAGCTGGTGCAGAGCCAGATGCTAGACATACAGAAGCAGCAAACGCTTCTGAGAATACAATGCCTCGAGATTCTTCCACCCAG GCTGAGGACTCTGATGTTGGGACGTCTCGTCGACCAAATGATAGTGAAACAAGCCCTCCAAATTCGAAACGCCTAAAG ACGGAGTGA
- the LOC133865705 gene encoding ubiquitin-like domain-containing protein CIP73 isoform X1 codes for MGSNGVDSLPRADEAGGSEATIEIKIKTLDSQTYTLRVDKQVPVPALKEQIASVTGVLSEQQRLICRGKVLKDDQLLSAYHVEDGHTLHLVVRQPIMPSSEGLSNHPGTDPALSTSRGQSNQVAPGLVIEAFSAVQGDSVPPEINRIVSAVMGSFGITNVVSGGDGTDVREHGAQNPTQLQSEQTGVRGPLDRFHNTYGLPSAVSLGPLQPPVIQDSLTTLSQYLSLMRREFDAIVAGRGGGNSAQAAATLPTATVQEGFPTPASLAEVMLSTRQMLIEHAGECILQLARQLEDQVNVTDPSMRLSTQSSVRRAGFLIHNLGALLLELGRTTMTLRLGQSPSEAVVNAGPAVFISPSGPNPIMVQPFPFQPGTSLGAIPMGGVQPGPSLVNGLGTGFVPRRIDIQIRRGSSATTPNVNREEHSDTQQPFGHRNSTTNSGGENPIITSASRVSEGPSFGGESGVQVVPTRTMIAAVPGPFSRLPSDSAGNLIGLYYPVLGRFQHVASGLVSGEQGSQASGERHSAGLQTEQQTDSAVQQHNLDGPARDGSFPTPYLRQQEPSNARSGNINIVSADRTQNSQESDGHLPSSVMQFLRTLFPDGEIHVEEASSEGTGRGAVSDHVGASGGFVNAPEAEPRASDEGIFLSNLLHQIIPLISPQAGAEPDARHTEAANASENTMPRDSSTQAEDSDVGTSRRPNDSETSPPNSKRLKTE; via the exons ATGGGAAGTAATGGTGTGGACTCACTTCCTAGGGCTGATGAGGCTGGAGGTTCTGAAGCTACCAttgagattaaaataaaaacattggATTCTCAAACATATACCCTGAGGGTTGATAAACAG GTGCCAGTTCCTGCTTTAAAAGAGCAGATTGCTTCTGTCACTGGTGTGTTATCGGAGCAACAACGCCTAATATGCCGAGGAAAGGTTCTAAAGGACGATCAACTCCTCTCTGCCTACC ATGTTGAAGATGGTCATACCTTGCATCTGGTTGTTCGGCAACCTATTATGCCATCATCTGAGGGTTTATCCAATCATCCAG GAACTGATCCTGCTTTAAGTACAAGCCGTGGTCAAAGTAATCAGGTAGCCCCTGGTCTTGTTATTGAAGCTTTCAGTGCTGTTCAGGGGGATAGTGTTCCTCCAGAAATCAATCGG ATCGTCTCTGCCGTTATGGGTTCTTTTGGAATTACAAACGTTGTAAGTGGTGGTGACGGGACTGATGTCAGG GAACACGGTGCACAAAATCCTACCCAGCTTCAATCTGAACAAACTGGCGTGAGGGGTCCGCTTGATAGATTTCACAATACTTACGGACTTCCATCAGCAGTTTCTTTGGGACCTCTGCAGCCTCCT GTAATTCAAGATTCTTTGACTACTCTATCCCAATATTTAAGTCTAATGAGGCGTGAATTTGATGCCATTG TGGCAGGGAGAGGTGGGGGAAACAGTGCTCAGGCGGCTGCCACACTGCCTACAGCGACAGTACAAGAAGGGTTTCCAACGCCTGCATCCTTGGCAGAAGTCATGCTATCGACCAGGCAAATGCTCATTGAACATGCAGGAGAATGCATACTT CAACTAGCTAGACAACTGGAGGATCAAGTGAATGTGACTGATCCCTCAATGCGGTTAAGCACTCAGTCTAGTGTCCGTAGAGCTGGGTTTCTTATTCATAATCTAGGTGCACTTCTACTTGAACTTGGTCGTACAACTATGACATTGCGGCTGGGTCAATCACCG TCAGAAGCCGTGGTTAATGCTGGACCTGCAGTTTTCATATCCCCATCTGGTCCTAATCCAATCATGGTTCAG CCTTTTCCTTTTCAACCGGGAACAAGCTTAGGTGCCATCCCCATGGGAGGTGTGCAACCTGGCCCCAGCTTGGTTAATGGACTTGGTACTGGATTTGTTCCGAGGCGTATTGATATACAAATAAGAAGAG GTTCTTCAGCAACTACACCAAATGTTAATCGTGAGGAACATAGTGATACTCAGCAGCCCTTTGGGCACAGAAACTCAACAACAAATTCTGGTGGTGAAAATCCTATTATTACATCAGCTTCAAGGGTCTCAGAGGGTCCATCTTTTGGTGGAGAGTCAGGAGTACAGGTGGTACCGACTAGGACCATGATTGCAGCAGTACCTGGTCCCTTCAGTCGCCTACCTTCAGATTCAGCTGGTAATTTGATAGGTTTATACTATCCAGTTCTTGGAAGATTTCAACATGTGGCTTCTGGACTTGTGAGTGGTGAACAGGGATCTCAAGCATCTGGTGAGCGCCATTCTGCTGGCCTCCAAACTGAGCAGCAGACTGATTCTGCAGTACAACAGCATAACCTAGATGGTCCTGCTAGAGATG GATCGTTTCCAACTCCCTATTTAAGACAACAGGAGCCATCCAATGCACGCAGTGGAAATATCAACATTGTCTCAGCTGATCGGACCCAAAACAGCCAGGAGTCTGATGGACATCTACCAAGTAGTGTTATGCAGTTCTTAAGGACCCTCTTTCCTGATGGTGAAATTCATGTTGAAGAAGCCAGTTCAGAGGGAACAGGTAGAGGTGCGGTCTCTGATCATGTAGGGGCATCTGGTGGTTTTGTGAATGCACCAGAAGCTGAACCGAGAGCAAGCGATGAAGGAATATTTTTGTCTAATTTGCTACATCAGATCATACCCTTAATATCGCCACAAGCTGGTGCAGAGCCAGATGCTAGACATACAGAAGCAGCAAACGCTTCTGAGAATACAATGCCTCGAGATTCTTCCACCCAG GCTGAGGACTCTGATGTTGGGACGTCTCGTCGACCAAATGATAGTGAAACAAGCCCTCCAAATTCGAAACGCCTAAAG ACGGAGTGA
- the LOC133865705 gene encoding ubiquitin-like domain-containing protein CIP73 isoform X2: MGSNGVDSLPRADEAGGSEATIEIKIKTLDSQTYTLRVDKQVPVPALKEQIASVTGVLSEQQRLICRGKVLKDDQLLSAYHVEDGHTLHLVVRQPIMPSSEGLSNHPGTDPALSTSRGQSNQVAPGLVIEAFSAVQGDSVPPEINRIVSAVMGSFGITNVVSGGDGTDVREHGAQNPTQLQSEQTGVRGPLDRFHNTYGLPSAVSLGPLQPPVIQDSLTTLSQYLSLMRREFDAIGRGGGNSAQAAATLPTATVQEGFPTPASLAEVMLSTRQMLIEHAGECILQLARQLEDQVNVTDPSMRLSTQSSVRRAGFLIHNLGALLLELGRTTMTLRLGQSPSEAVVNAGPAVFISPSGPNPIMVQPFPFQPGTSLGAIPMGGVQPGPSLVNGLGTGFVPRRIDIQIRRGSSATTPNVNREEHSDTQQPFGHRNSTTNSGGENPIITSASRVSEGPSFGGESGVQVVPTRTMIAAVPGPFSRLPSDSAGNLIGLYYPVLGRFQHVASGLVSGEQGSQASGERHSAGLQTEQQTDSAVQQHNLDGPARDGSFPTPYLRQQEPSNARSGNINIVSADRTQNSQESDGHLPSSVMQFLRTLFPDGEIHVEEASSEGTGRGAVSDHVGASGGFVNAPEAEPRASDEGIFLSNLLHQIIPLISPQAGAEPDARHTEAANASENTMPRDSSTQAEDSDVGTSRRPNDSETSPPNSKRLKTE, from the exons ATGGGAAGTAATGGTGTGGACTCACTTCCTAGGGCTGATGAGGCTGGAGGTTCTGAAGCTACCAttgagattaaaataaaaacattggATTCTCAAACATATACCCTGAGGGTTGATAAACAG GTGCCAGTTCCTGCTTTAAAAGAGCAGATTGCTTCTGTCACTGGTGTGTTATCGGAGCAACAACGCCTAATATGCCGAGGAAAGGTTCTAAAGGACGATCAACTCCTCTCTGCCTACC ATGTTGAAGATGGTCATACCTTGCATCTGGTTGTTCGGCAACCTATTATGCCATCATCTGAGGGTTTATCCAATCATCCAG GAACTGATCCTGCTTTAAGTACAAGCCGTGGTCAAAGTAATCAGGTAGCCCCTGGTCTTGTTATTGAAGCTTTCAGTGCTGTTCAGGGGGATAGTGTTCCTCCAGAAATCAATCGG ATCGTCTCTGCCGTTATGGGTTCTTTTGGAATTACAAACGTTGTAAGTGGTGGTGACGGGACTGATGTCAGG GAACACGGTGCACAAAATCCTACCCAGCTTCAATCTGAACAAACTGGCGTGAGGGGTCCGCTTGATAGATTTCACAATACTTACGGACTTCCATCAGCAGTTTCTTTGGGACCTCTGCAGCCTCCT GTAATTCAAGATTCTTTGACTACTCTATCCCAATATTTAAGTCTAATGAGGCGTGAATTTGATGCCATTG GGAGAGGTGGGGGAAACAGTGCTCAGGCGGCTGCCACACTGCCTACAGCGACAGTACAAGAAGGGTTTCCAACGCCTGCATCCTTGGCAGAAGTCATGCTATCGACCAGGCAAATGCTCATTGAACATGCAGGAGAATGCATACTT CAACTAGCTAGACAACTGGAGGATCAAGTGAATGTGACTGATCCCTCAATGCGGTTAAGCACTCAGTCTAGTGTCCGTAGAGCTGGGTTTCTTATTCATAATCTAGGTGCACTTCTACTTGAACTTGGTCGTACAACTATGACATTGCGGCTGGGTCAATCACCG TCAGAAGCCGTGGTTAATGCTGGACCTGCAGTTTTCATATCCCCATCTGGTCCTAATCCAATCATGGTTCAG CCTTTTCCTTTTCAACCGGGAACAAGCTTAGGTGCCATCCCCATGGGAGGTGTGCAACCTGGCCCCAGCTTGGTTAATGGACTTGGTACTGGATTTGTTCCGAGGCGTATTGATATACAAATAAGAAGAG GTTCTTCAGCAACTACACCAAATGTTAATCGTGAGGAACATAGTGATACTCAGCAGCCCTTTGGGCACAGAAACTCAACAACAAATTCTGGTGGTGAAAATCCTATTATTACATCAGCTTCAAGGGTCTCAGAGGGTCCATCTTTTGGTGGAGAGTCAGGAGTACAGGTGGTACCGACTAGGACCATGATTGCAGCAGTACCTGGTCCCTTCAGTCGCCTACCTTCAGATTCAGCTGGTAATTTGATAGGTTTATACTATCCAGTTCTTGGAAGATTTCAACATGTGGCTTCTGGACTTGTGAGTGGTGAACAGGGATCTCAAGCATCTGGTGAGCGCCATTCTGCTGGCCTCCAAACTGAGCAGCAGACTGATTCTGCAGTACAACAGCATAACCTAGATGGTCCTGCTAGAGATG GATCGTTTCCAACTCCCTATTTAAGACAACAGGAGCCATCCAATGCACGCAGTGGAAATATCAACATTGTCTCAGCTGATCGGACCCAAAACAGCCAGGAGTCTGATGGACATCTACCAAGTAGTGTTATGCAGTTCTTAAGGACCCTCTTTCCTGATGGTGAAATTCATGTTGAAGAAGCCAGTTCAGAGGGAACAGGTAGAGGTGCGGTCTCTGATCATGTAGGGGCATCTGGTGGTTTTGTGAATGCACCAGAAGCTGAACCGAGAGCAAGCGATGAAGGAATATTTTTGTCTAATTTGCTACATCAGATCATACCCTTAATATCGCCACAAGCTGGTGCAGAGCCAGATGCTAGACATACAGAAGCAGCAAACGCTTCTGAGAATACAATGCCTCGAGATTCTTCCACCCAG GCTGAGGACTCTGATGTTGGGACGTCTCGTCGACCAAATGATAGTGAAACAAGCCCTCCAAATTCGAAACGCCTAAAG ACGGAGTGA
- the LOC133865705 gene encoding ubiquitin-like domain-containing protein CIP73 isoform X3, with amino-acid sequence MGSNGVDSLPRADEAGGSEATIEIKIKTLDSQTYTLRVDKQVPVPALKEQIASVTGVLSEQQRLICRGKVLKDDQLLSAYHVEDGHTLHLVVRQPIMPSSEGLSNHPGTDPALSTSRGQSNQVAPGLVIEAFSAVQGDSVPPEINRIVSAVMGSFGITNVVSGGDGTDVREHGAQNPTQLQSEQTGVRGPLDRFHNTYGLPSAVSLGPLQPPVIQDSLTTLSQYLSLMRREFDAIVAGRGGGNSAQAAATLPTATVQEGFPTPASLAEVMLSTRQMLIEHAGECILQLARQLEDQVNVTDPSMRLSTQSSVRRAGFLIHNLGALLLELGRTTMTLRLGQSPSEAVVNAGPAVFISPSGPNPIMVQPFPFQPGTSLGAIPMGGVQPGPSLVNGLGTGFVPRRIDIQIRRATTPNVNREEHSDTQQPFGHRNSTTNSGGENPIITSASRVSEGPSFGGESGVQVVPTRTMIAAVPGPFSRLPSDSAGNLIGLYYPVLGRFQHVASGLVSGEQGSQASGERHSAGLQTEQQTDSAVQQHNLDGPARDGSFPTPYLRQQEPSNARSGNINIVSADRTQNSQESDGHLPSSVMQFLRTLFPDGEIHVEEASSEGTGRGAVSDHVGASGGFVNAPEAEPRASDEGIFLSNLLHQIIPLISPQAGAEPDARHTEAANASENTMPRDSSTQAEDSDVGTSRRPNDSETSPPNSKRLKTE; translated from the exons ATGGGAAGTAATGGTGTGGACTCACTTCCTAGGGCTGATGAGGCTGGAGGTTCTGAAGCTACCAttgagattaaaataaaaacattggATTCTCAAACATATACCCTGAGGGTTGATAAACAG GTGCCAGTTCCTGCTTTAAAAGAGCAGATTGCTTCTGTCACTGGTGTGTTATCGGAGCAACAACGCCTAATATGCCGAGGAAAGGTTCTAAAGGACGATCAACTCCTCTCTGCCTACC ATGTTGAAGATGGTCATACCTTGCATCTGGTTGTTCGGCAACCTATTATGCCATCATCTGAGGGTTTATCCAATCATCCAG GAACTGATCCTGCTTTAAGTACAAGCCGTGGTCAAAGTAATCAGGTAGCCCCTGGTCTTGTTATTGAAGCTTTCAGTGCTGTTCAGGGGGATAGTGTTCCTCCAGAAATCAATCGG ATCGTCTCTGCCGTTATGGGTTCTTTTGGAATTACAAACGTTGTAAGTGGTGGTGACGGGACTGATGTCAGG GAACACGGTGCACAAAATCCTACCCAGCTTCAATCTGAACAAACTGGCGTGAGGGGTCCGCTTGATAGATTTCACAATACTTACGGACTTCCATCAGCAGTTTCTTTGGGACCTCTGCAGCCTCCT GTAATTCAAGATTCTTTGACTACTCTATCCCAATATTTAAGTCTAATGAGGCGTGAATTTGATGCCATTG TGGCAGGGAGAGGTGGGGGAAACAGTGCTCAGGCGGCTGCCACACTGCCTACAGCGACAGTACAAGAAGGGTTTCCAACGCCTGCATCCTTGGCAGAAGTCATGCTATCGACCAGGCAAATGCTCATTGAACATGCAGGAGAATGCATACTT CAACTAGCTAGACAACTGGAGGATCAAGTGAATGTGACTGATCCCTCAATGCGGTTAAGCACTCAGTCTAGTGTCCGTAGAGCTGGGTTTCTTATTCATAATCTAGGTGCACTTCTACTTGAACTTGGTCGTACAACTATGACATTGCGGCTGGGTCAATCACCG TCAGAAGCCGTGGTTAATGCTGGACCTGCAGTTTTCATATCCCCATCTGGTCCTAATCCAATCATGGTTCAG CCTTTTCCTTTTCAACCGGGAACAAGCTTAGGTGCCATCCCCATGGGAGGTGTGCAACCTGGCCCCAGCTTGGTTAATGGACTTGGTACTGGATTTGTTCCGAGGCGTATTGATATACAAATAAGAAGAG CAACTACACCAAATGTTAATCGTGAGGAACATAGTGATACTCAGCAGCCCTTTGGGCACAGAAACTCAACAACAAATTCTGGTGGTGAAAATCCTATTATTACATCAGCTTCAAGGGTCTCAGAGGGTCCATCTTTTGGTGGAGAGTCAGGAGTACAGGTGGTACCGACTAGGACCATGATTGCAGCAGTACCTGGTCCCTTCAGTCGCCTACCTTCAGATTCAGCTGGTAATTTGATAGGTTTATACTATCCAGTTCTTGGAAGATTTCAACATGTGGCTTCTGGACTTGTGAGTGGTGAACAGGGATCTCAAGCATCTGGTGAGCGCCATTCTGCTGGCCTCCAAACTGAGCAGCAGACTGATTCTGCAGTACAACAGCATAACCTAGATGGTCCTGCTAGAGATG GATCGTTTCCAACTCCCTATTTAAGACAACAGGAGCCATCCAATGCACGCAGTGGAAATATCAACATTGTCTCAGCTGATCGGACCCAAAACAGCCAGGAGTCTGATGGACATCTACCAAGTAGTGTTATGCAGTTCTTAAGGACCCTCTTTCCTGATGGTGAAATTCATGTTGAAGAAGCCAGTTCAGAGGGAACAGGTAGAGGTGCGGTCTCTGATCATGTAGGGGCATCTGGTGGTTTTGTGAATGCACCAGAAGCTGAACCGAGAGCAAGCGATGAAGGAATATTTTTGTCTAATTTGCTACATCAGATCATACCCTTAATATCGCCACAAGCTGGTGCAGAGCCAGATGCTAGACATACAGAAGCAGCAAACGCTTCTGAGAATACAATGCCTCGAGATTCTTCCACCCAG GCTGAGGACTCTGATGTTGGGACGTCTCGTCGACCAAATGATAGTGAAACAAGCCCTCCAAATTCGAAACGCCTAAAG ACGGAGTGA